The following are from one region of the Acidobacteriota bacterium genome:
- a CDS encoding FliM/FliN family flagellar motor switch protein, producing the protein MDAALDVTLRFGQQSITLAKLAALGPGSVIELDRKVEEPIDLVLGDRVLARGEVMIVDGNYGLRVTELFDRSQL; encoded by the coding sequence ATGGACGCTGCTCTGGACGTCACATTGCGATTCGGACAGCAGTCCATCACGCTTGCGAAATTGGCCGCCCTCGGGCCCGGATCCGTAATCGAACTCGATCGAAAAGTGGAAGAACCAATCGACCTCGTCCTCGGCGATCGCGTGCTGGCGCGTGGTGAAGTCATGATCGTCGACGGCAACTACGGATTGCGTGTCACTGAATTGTTTGACAGGAGCCAACTGTGA
- a CDS encoding FliM/FliN family flagellar motor switch protein, whose amino-acid sequence MFRSVQKWDAQSGAGIPESSVDFVSNLHRPFARGLARSLSVYFRALVELEPSAAREMLYEQVAETLTPGSLPVALKIESHPSPVFVVIDAPIAAACLDLLLGGSGEKPLDRPELTEVDVQILSEMSRMVARELEIAWHELHLRLHSDLSVGKAARRLIPPSGRLLSLDFKMKLGENEGKISVLLNPSLVESMAKALNLPGPALAANSAPPMSKEFGDALSTMSVSTELVLPAMRVAIRDLVELGLNSLLKLPLRADQPAHLLVGGREIFSALPARNGHWRAAKIEQPIPSTGIESRRSELQ is encoded by the coding sequence ATGTTTCGATCGGTCCAGAAATGGGATGCGCAAAGCGGCGCAGGAATCCCAGAAAGTTCCGTTGATTTCGTTAGCAATCTTCACCGCCCCTTTGCTCGGGGACTGGCCCGGTCATTGAGCGTCTATTTCCGCGCGCTGGTCGAACTCGAACCGTCCGCAGCCCGAGAGATGCTCTACGAACAGGTCGCGGAGACTCTCACACCCGGTTCGCTTCCGGTCGCGCTCAAGATCGAGTCGCACCCGTCACCGGTCTTTGTCGTCATTGACGCTCCGATTGCGGCTGCCTGCCTCGACCTTTTGCTCGGCGGCTCCGGAGAGAAACCTCTCGATCGACCCGAATTGACTGAAGTCGACGTCCAAATCCTCTCCGAAATGAGTCGAATGGTGGCGCGCGAACTGGAAATCGCCTGGCACGAATTGCATCTCCGTCTCCACTCCGATCTCAGCGTTGGCAAAGCCGCTCGCCGCCTCATTCCACCATCGGGACGCCTGCTGAGTCTGGATTTCAAGATGAAGTTGGGAGAGAACGAAGGAAAGATCAGCGTTCTACTCAACCCTTCTCTGGTCGAATCCATGGCCAAAGCATTGAATCTTCCAGGACCAGCGCTGGCGGCAAATTCCGCCCCACCCATGAGCAAGGAATTTGGAGACGCACTTTCCACAATGTCTGTTTCAACGGAACTCGTCCTTCCTGCCATGCGTGTTGCCATTCGAGACCTGGTAGAACTCGGCCTCAACTCTCTGCTGAAACTTCCTTTGCGGGCCGATCAGCCGGCCCATCTCTTAGTTGGCGGACGAGAGATATTTTCGGCGCTACCGGCCCGGAATGGCCACTGGAGAGCCGCAAAGATTGAACAACCTATTCCTTCAACCGGTATTGAATCACGGAGGTCCGAACTGCAATGA
- a CDS encoding FliA/WhiG family RNA polymerase sigma factor, giving the protein MTPAEQTYAQNSQTLEERDQLVLGQLQEVQFIARRIHERLPQSVPFEDLVHAGVLGLLGAARKFDPSKNVQFKSYAQFRIRGAIIDSLRSLDHASRRTRTRGRKLDEATTHLSLRLGRQPTEEEIAGELGVTLVALHKLTRTLDSLETVGQQVSQGVDRTETHDLIESAPAAPEDSPFARYVRAEMQQHLAQAIRELTEREQQVISLYYVEQLTMQEIATILDVRESRISQIHCAALTKLRTFLEDKEIEGFRSFVAGA; this is encoded by the coding sequence ATGACACCCGCGGAACAGACGTACGCTCAAAACTCACAGACTCTGGAAGAGCGTGATCAGCTCGTCCTTGGCCAACTGCAGGAGGTGCAATTCATCGCCCGCCGCATCCACGAACGTTTGCCGCAGTCGGTCCCGTTCGAGGATCTCGTCCATGCAGGTGTCCTCGGTCTCCTCGGCGCGGCGCGTAAGTTCGATCCGAGCAAGAACGTTCAGTTCAAGTCCTATGCCCAGTTTCGGATTCGCGGGGCAATCATTGACAGCCTTCGCAGCCTCGATCATGCTTCGCGTCGCACTCGAACACGCGGCCGTAAGCTCGACGAAGCCACCACGCACCTTTCGCTGCGCCTGGGCCGTCAGCCCACCGAAGAAGAAATCGCTGGAGAACTAGGTGTAACGCTGGTCGCGCTTCACAAGCTCACCAGGACTCTCGATAGCCTGGAAACCGTTGGCCAGCAAGTCTCGCAGGGAGTGGATCGTACCGAAACCCATGACCTGATTGAGTCGGCGCCGGCAGCCCCCGAGGACAGCCCCTTTGCCCGCTATGTACGCGCGGAGATGCAGCAGCACCTTGCCCAGGCAATTCGCGAATTAACCGAAAGAGAACAGCAGGTTATTTCGCTGTACTACGTCGAGCAACTCACCATGCAGGAAATCGCCACGATCCTCGATGTTCGGGAATCGCGCATTTCACAAATTCATTGTGCTGCCCTGACCAAGCTGCGCACATTTCTCGAAGACAAGGAAATCGAGGGCTTCCGATCGTTTGTAGCCGGAGCCTAG